TAACAAACATAAGAGCTGCAGTTAGAACAGTTTGATAGAGTTTGGCTTCGAGTCCACTAAACAAAGCAGCTGGCCCCTTTTTCTTGAGCAAAGCGTACAATAATACTAAAGTGTTGATCTTATTTTTTCCATGACGTTGTCTTGCTTGAGCCAATTGAATAGGGTAAGTCAAGACTGTAGCCACAGCTTTAGCAGCAGCAcccattaaaaagaaagcgaGGGTTGATTTCGCTGGAATGTTACGTTTTAACGCTTCATAAACGGTGAATTGAATAGCTGGATTTGAGACTAGAACTAAAGAGGATCCTACTCCAGACCATAATGCTGATAATCCTTCTGTATTCATTATATGAACCATGCCATCTAATAAACCGGTAAAGAATTTTTGCTTTTCaacctaaaaaattataaattagaGATAGAGTGAggttaggtttttttaaaattttttttttaagtacttTTAGACGACTATTTACTACCCATAATGGGCAAGTAACTAAAACGTTGATTATTCCAGCTATTATCCCAAGTTTTAAGTCTCCAAAAGTGGAACTTTTTTGTAGAGCTTTAAGGCCATGGAATGAATagaaataaacgaaatttgaGGCACCTAAACTCACTAAAACTGGAGCTAATCCTCGATAAAGGGCTTcactattaacaaaaaaatgttttattataaataagtgGTGAAGCAAAAAACTTACATTCCTTCTGTTTTGAGaatttgtgttaaaatttcaaaagtactcagatttttattgttgttatcttcaactaaaagtaattaatggattattttaagtaaaaaccTCAGGAATAATAGAGCTCACCTTGTAATCGAAATCTAATTGTGTCCAATGGGTAGAAAACAGACATTGAAAAAATGCTACCCTAAATATACaaagataattaatattatctacattaaattgaaatacttACGGTAGCACCGGCAATAGCATGAACCAACGTTTCATAGCtaaaaagaatatttcttggcataatatatttttataaatacaaattagaaacaattaaaatttgcgATGCGAATCGTTCGACGATCGCTCAAAAACTAAAGTCATCGTTTAATAAACTTACGTACTTTGAGTGCATGGTTATTATATCATcttttatagataaatttgatTGAAGCAAAGGTTATATACGGCcggttattttattaagaatttttttattggaatGAGAACGTCGTAGGCATCACGCGACGCCGGGCGACGACGTCGGATCGATCAGCCGACGGACCGGAGACGGAAGTCTAACTAAagttaaaaccaaaaagttacTGTTTCCGTATTTAATTCTGTTAACGTAAAAAGTTAATTGAAATTCCCAATAATAACGGTTTATACAACAGTTTTTAAGAAGTACATTTCacaaaaactgtaaaaaaggaaaatggaatttttgttttttttataatagaaCTGATAAGAAGTAATGGGTTGTTACTGattaaaatgtattgtattttaatgaggatttgtaatttgaaaatgtatcttgttataatttaaaatttaaatgaaacgtAATAAggttagatttaaatttgactatttaacaatataaaatgtttgtaaaatcgagtGCGAGAAGTTACCCCCcaagattgttctagagttgttcaaCATTGTTCAAAAGcggcaaataaaaaaaataaaaactcggcaaaaaacgttatttattaaaaccattattggaaaaatcagattttctttgttgttctagttgtttttctagaaaatcaaaattttgggATACAGCATTGCAAAGTTATAACTGAAAATAGGTTTGGCTGGtaaaatgtctagttgattgctgtgaccatagtttttctattttcaattccatataataataataataattaatttattgaccTGATAACAAAAACctgatacaaaaatataataacattaataacatatcaaaataaaaatactattaattaaatcaagtCAACTCGGACGATTGTCAGAGGAGGTTTAGATAAACAATTCTGATTTTCACAATCGTCCGAAAATACtataaataagaagaaaacAGATAAATCGAGAAAACACGCAAAAACAcaaaagaacaaaaacaaaattgttttttcaacattttttcaacatcaaaaaacaaattgtaatttaaatgcTTTTTTGAAGGCAAGCACTGATTGTTTAGAGCGCAAAGCTTCCGgcaaataattccaaaaatcgGCAATTGTGTAAGAAAAAGACCTTTTAAACAGTTGGGTGCTATGAGGCAGGATAGACAAGCAGTTCTTTCTGCGGATGTTTATAGAGGGTGTTTTTTTAAGCCAGATAGAACTTACGAAAGGGTTAACTGTCAAACGAACTGTGATACTGCgctcattttttgatatttatgatCAGTATACTCTGGCAAATCATCATGAACAGATTGACGCTTGAACAACGCTACCATATTATCCAGATTTACTTTGAAAATCCGTCATCAATTTGCATAACTTATAGACGACTTCGTGATTTGTATGGCGCACATAATCGTCCATCTGAGCAAGCCACCCGTCGAACTGTGGAGAGATTTCATACTACATAGTCTCTAAATGATGCAATAAAATCACCACGTCGAAGAAATGTGCGTGCTGAAGAGAATATCAGCGCTGTAAACGAAGATTCAAATTTATAGATTCGTTGTCGGTCGCAGGAATTAGGGCTTTCTCCGTCTACTACGTGGAAAATTTTGCCCAAAGATCTTGGCCTACACCCGTTTAAATTCCAGCTGGTGCAGGAATTAAAACTACGAGACCATCATATGCGTCGTTCTTTCGCCGATTGGACTCTAGAGCAGTTGGAAACTGATCCGATGTTTTTGATTGACATTTTTGCCTTAACGGGCCGCATATGGAGTGAAACCAATCCACAACAGACCCTACAGACTCCATTACATCCAGAAAAATACACCGTTTGGTGTGGTTTGCACGCTGGTGGCATCATTGGAccttatttcttcaaaaataaagtcgGAGCTCGCGTTACCGTCAATGGAGATCGTTACCTCACCATGATCAATGatttattgtttgaaaatatgGATGATATTGATCCGGGCGAGATGTGGTTTCAACAGGACGGCGCTACGTGCCATACAGCGACCGCAATCATCGACTTattcaaatcaaaatttggCGATAAGTTGATTTCGAGAAATGAACATGCCAATTGGCCTCCAAGGTGGTGCGATTTGACACCTCTCGATTATTTCCTTGGTTTATGCTGATAAACCAGCAACAATAGACACCTTGGAAACCAACATTGTTCATGTTATTCGTGACATACGGCCAGCAATGCTCGAAAAAGTGGCCCAAAATTGGACTTCCAGAATGCGCTTCGTCAAGAACAGCCGCGGAGCCCATATGcccaaaatcatttttaaatgttaaacgCTATAGATTGATCTTTCGatcacaaaaatttttttgtttaaaatttaattttttgtgttacttttttcaatttaaagttCTATCGGCCTTAAAAAAACACCCGTTATTATGAACGTCCGTTCTAAATCTGATTTTATTGTGCAGGTAAGCCGGAGTTTTGaacataataattttgaaaaataatactccctcatgaaaaattctctttgCTTTCATACTCAGCCACCGTATCTCGGGCAAAAGATTGTAAAAGATTCTTTGATTTCGACGTATACCAAATATCAAACGGAGATACGCCCCCTGGACTCGTTGGACTCGTGCCGCAGCATCTGCATGCAGATGAGGTCCATAAACAGCGTTGCAGTGATTAAACCGAGAAAGTATCAACGTACCAGTGAGCAAGGCTCTACTTTGCGTGCTTAAAATGTGACGGTTGGCGTATAAAAACTTTAGCGTGGCATACGAACATCTAATTAAGTGATTGATATGTGTATTAAAACGCATATCCGAATCCAGCCATACTCCCAAGAGTTTCACAGTATCAACTACGCACAATTCATCGCCGCCCACACGAATGCTCAATGATGCTCTGGCAGGACCAAGGTCTTTACTTCTACCGAATATAATAGCTGATGATTTCGGAAAAGCTGAAACGGAAAGCTTAAATATAGTTGTGTATCATCCGCATAAGGTTGTAATTTACAGTAACGGACGTATAACGAGAAGGCACTAGTATAGTATAGGATAAATAAGCAACATTTGATGACTGATAGTGTCAAATGCCTTAGAATAGTCAAGCGTCACCAGGGCCGCATCAAGGCCAGAATCAGAGGAGCGCACAATGTCATCTGTAAGGTTTAAAAGAGAAGTAGCGCACGAAAAACCCGGACGAAAACCCGATTGGGAATCAGGCAGAAGATTATATTGAGTTAGGTGTGTTTGCAGCTGACGatccacaattttttcaacaacCTTGGAAAGGCCGAATAGAAGACAAATGAGCCTTAAATCGCTATAATCGGAAGGATTTGGTTTTTTGGGTATTGCAACAGCAATAGACTGTTTCCAGATGGTAGGGTATACATTTTctgttaaacaaaaatttacgatATGTAAAATGTATCCAGATATAAAAGGAAAACACatcttaacaaattttagtGCTATGCCTAATCCATACCTAATTAACCTTCTTAATTAAccagaaaaaccttttttccctagtttaaacgtaaaacacatctagaacaatttgaatcagcAAAGTTTGAGTGATTTTAAATTGTTCTAtgtattttaattcttaatatgtaatttaaaactacTGACGCAcgaattactgactgaaacttcctaaaactttaattttcaaagagtaaagtgtcctttatagagttgttctagtgaaaataatagctgttccagattgctttaggtttaataagtatatatttgtaacatggaattgaaaatagaaaaactatggtcacagcaatcaactacacattttggcagccaaacctatttttagttataattttgtaatgctgtatcctataattttggttttctagaacaatattagaacaactagaacaacccagaacaacaaagaaaatcagattttttcaaaaatgggtTGCTAGTCAAAAAATCCCTTTTTTCGGTTTTTCTCGccaagtttttattttttctatttaccgctttggaacaatgtagaaccgttctagaacaacaatgaaaaatttaaaaaccaaaaatggggggctgaCTTCCCGCACTTtgtaaaatcataaaatttgaaGTGCTCTTTCAATCATCTAAAGTGCTTACCTAAATATTGAAttgcataataataaaacccTTCCAGCTAAACGCTTATGCCTTTATGAGCCTGGTTGAAACCCTTTTTCACGACCTTTTTGTTGAGCCACCTTATGTGTTTGCGAGAATTGAGGAGGAAGACGCgatgaaaatacaaaaaactttgaaaatgataaagaTAAAGTAGCCGAAAATCTTGCTATTGAAGAGAGCAAAAGAAGATCTAACAAGATTAACAGGACATCATTTTATtggaaaaaaaacaaaaaatggtcCACGTCGAAATGTAAGAACGTGCGCAAGAACACAATAAGATATTTGGACGACCACCTAATAATAATCACCATTAAGACTTGCATGAataaatatgttcaaaaacaataagacaactaaaaaatgtaaacaacGAGAAGAACAAAAAGATTATGAGTATGGGAACATGGAACGTACAAGGGATgagaacaaaaacaaaaaaaatcgttgacGCAAGATGACGAAAGAATGTTCAGATAGTCGTGTTAACAGAAACAAAAAGGTATAGGTGTGGAACATCTAGAAGAATGTTCCGAATCAGAATGAATTGAAAGTCTTAGGGGATTTAAATGCATGAAGGGGAAGAAGAACAAATAGCGAAATTGTAGGCAGATTTGGAGAACAGACAACGAATAAACTTAGAATCCAAAATGGTTTCTTTAAACATAGGGAAATATATAAATACACATGGCATCAAGAAACAAGACAACTCAAATCGATTATAGACTACAGTGTCACGAAACTAAATTCTAACTTAAAAATCCAAGATACAAGAGTTTGCAGAAGCCTAGAATGCGTATCTAAACactaaattaacaataaccCGCAAGCTATACAACGCAATATAACACAGATAGCTTATTACACGACAGCATAAAGTACCTATACCATtagtcaaaaaaatcaaaaaatacaaaggGGACAAACGCAATGCAAACATACTTAGTGCTTCTTGACGCAACACGAGAAGCAGCTAAGGGAGCCTTAGGTGAATAACAAAGAATGGAACGAAGACctgcaaaaacaaaaaacatacCAGAAATTGCTGAATCAGGTTACACCAGGGAACAAAGTTGATCATAGAAGGGAACagtcaaaatataaaaaactgATAGACTAATTTAGCCGATACATGGGACGCATACTTAGGAAGATCACGCTTGTAGCCTAATACGACccttaaaaaatgataacaatgaaaaattaaacgtaCCACTCATACCTGCATCAGTTTGGAAAGAACATTATGGAAGCAAATTGATAGAGCAAAGATTTCAGTACATAACACAAACCCCAGAAACACATAGAGTAGATGGTCCTGAGgtagaaataaaagcagatcAAGTAAAAAAGCACTGAAGGcaatgaaaaacaacaaagcAAGCGGTCCAGAGGGAATTCAAATTCAACTAATAAAAAGGCGCCGGACTCATTGCTAGAAATATTGGCAGATATCTTGAAGACTTTGCGCATGGCGAAAAAATCCAGAGGCTTGGAAGAAAGAGTGGATAACACCAACccataaaaacaacgaaaagGAGATAGAAAGAACTGTAATAACCACCGATGTCTAATAGTTACAAATTCCTTAAGCAGACAATACGGTCGAATAGTAACAAATTTGATACAAGAAGAATGGGTACCATGTGAAATGGAAAAACAAGCAGGATTCTAAGCGGGTAGAACGTGCATGGATAATATATTTAGTCTAATGAATTCAATAGACGAGAGTGCCACGTTTTTTGTAAGGAAGGATTACTTAGCTCCAAAATCATATTCAACATATTATCATAAGCTGAATAGTAAATTAACTGAATGTGCATTAGTAGTATAGGTACCAGATACTCTGCGTTAATCAGCATTCAGCATGTGAATATATTTCTGGTAAGTaaacacaaattaaaaatctttcgTCAAGGAAGACCCTCTAATATTGTGTTTTATGTAGGTTATTGTCGCATTTCATGTCAGTAGCAATATAAATAAGCACAAATGCTTCATGCGTTGGAATACTGATAATCCCCATGAACTAAGAGAGCATATTTGATCCTCTCCGAAAGTAAACATATGCTGTGGCATTTTTAAGTTTGGAGTACTTACTCCATATTCTTTTAATGATTAGTATACAACGGAAAATTCTTACCTAAATAaactacaaaattttattatagacAATCTTCCACTtctaaataactattaaactAACTAATAACTATTTGTGGCTTCTTGTTTTCATCTTCAGAAATTTTACCTATGTTGTACATCGTTGTCAAGgcttgtaaaaaaattatcagttGTCTCATATCTCCCTGTAGCATGCTATATCCACACTCCCTGATCCTTCTAACCCTGTTATCATATCTAAGACAACACGCTGTCCCGGTTGCATTCACGatggtttattagtttttcgatGTATATTTAGCAATTATGAGCATATGAGTTATATTGTCACAGTTTGCCCAAATCTTTATCAAATACTTTCCTGGTTTAGATGGAATATACTGTTTGAAGGGGTACCTTACACGGATTGTGAACAACGTTAGTCGAtaagtatattttcattaagtATGCATCTTGTAGAGTGGATAGCCATAAGTTAAAGAAAGCTCTAATCAGtgataatttgtttaaatcttgaaaatgatgaaaacGTAAAGATTAGGAAATGAATCTGATTTTAGCCATAGACTCCTTGAAGATAGAGCGTCTATCTTCTACATTTCCATAAGGCACTATTCTTCATACTAACTTCTGCGTTAGTGCACTGAACGACGTTACCACCGTAGTAAAATATCATCTGTACCTTTATCAGTTAGCTGAACCGATCTTCGTTCGGccaaaatttacattgaatTAGGTAAAGTACCGAGTAGATGGCAAAATAGAAAGGTTTCGAATTTCCAGAAACACTACAAATTCCCACCACAAagtaaacaaaaagttaaattcgAGTATATTTCtattctatatttttgtacaGGATGACATGGCACTTATTTCTGTAATCTTACTGCTTATAACAACAGTTTCAAGATTAGTTTTATGCGAACAATCTCTTGAAACGGCACGGCATAACTTAACACGTGCGGCGATACTGGCAATAATCACTCATTGAATTTGGAAATAGGTTTATCAATAAGTTTCACAATTTCACGAATTAAAGTcacatcaatttaaaataatgtacaAAATGTTGCAATCCCGCTTCAAAATCGTTCAAATATAGTGCAGCAGAAATCGATTAATGAACAAGTTTTTGACCTACCTTAATAACTGGGAATGTTATGAAACTTATACATCTAACTATCTCAAAGACAATTTCTGTTGATATTTTGCTCTGATAATATCTGGAATATCGcgaaatttcatttaatacgtatatttaatatttagagtccaaaaatttttatctacattatttttatattattttatctacttaaataatttgtattattggaaatttaatacatttagtttattgttaaatcttttccttttaattttggactacattaaaatattttcgtaaCTTTTAAACCACTTATATATACACAAAAAATAGATAAAGACCAAATAATCGTACGACaaatgtttaagataaaattattattaaagtgttCGTCCTTgacttttcaaatttgtaaCCAAACTATAAACGAGTAATTTAATTCTGCTTGTTGTGTAtactatataaaaatttaacgtCAAGgttattgaattaattgatgttgaaaatttattgtcaTCCTACTAAGAATATTATTTCgtcatacaatttttaaaaaacatttagtaacagtatttataaaaaaatgttaacacGATTTAAGGAAGTACGTAAATAAGTTGTTTCGTTCTTTTAATGATTTGATCTCATATCAATATCATCGTTGTTTTTAATCTGTTTCATGACAAAGCAGAAAAGAGAAATGTATATTTAGATTTCAGAGTATAGTTACTAAATTTCGTTTAATGTTTGATATTTCTACAAAACATAATTATCtagatttataaaataatcttttggAAAAATTAGCTTCGagtaatttaatatattaaaatttataatatattaatatttaaattcaacttCATCTTCTACGGAATATCAGTTACGTAAAGTGTATACAATTGAATCAAAGAAGTTTTAGTCCATTGAAGAGATTGAGAAACTGGTAGGTCTACGATTGAGAGGAATGTGCATGCTAAGTGTCCATCGAGAGAAAGTGTAAATTGGAAGCAAATTCCAATAGATTTAAGATTTCATAACGCTTTTAGGAAACCTTTTGTGATTAGTAATCATTATTAGCTGATTGTTAATTGAAACAATCGTAATGTAACGGAACATGGAACATGACATATACGGAGCACAAAAGACGGTATGGGGAATGATAAGAAGATGGAAATTTGCAGTAATAGACTACACATAAACACAATAAGTCGATGAGTCCTTCTGGAAAACTTACTTCGAGCAATAGTACGCGGACGTCTCCGAAAAGAAGGACAAGGAAGAGAATGAGAAAGAAGATGAAAGTACCGAAGAAATCCCAAAGATACCAGAAATGACGGTGAAATACGCaagaaagattaaaaatacCTGGGCTAAATAACATACCAAATAAGCTTTTGAAATATGGAGGACAACAATTAATGGCAGAACTTACAAAGCTCTTCAATGCAATAGTATTAACCAAAGAAGTccataataaaagaaaaaagagcATAATCATTCCCATATTCTCTGTTACGCTCAACCATGAAACTTTTCACAAAGATTATAGCAGCAATAATGCGCCAGTATGTAAACATATCGAAGGAACAACAAGGATTTAGGAAAAATAGACCAACCGTGGATGCCATCTTCATAATTAGGCAAGCAGTAGAGAAGGGTATAGAATATggaaacatttatatttatttatttatttatgtacatAGGACACAGCACAGGACGAACCTAATAAAAGCTGAAAAGAATaagaacaaaacaaaataataaagacaCAAAATAACATCAGTAGTGAAAagtagtaaaaaaataaaataaaataagataagTAAAATAACCGATCAAAAATtctgattgaaattaaggaaacaTTCTATAAAcaagtaaaaaataacaacaataaggAATTGCTGATTGTAATGTTAACAATGATACGGCTTGCTCCCAACAGCAGTTAAggtcgattttttaaacgagcTAATGTTGATAAGAATTAGTAAGTGTTGTAGGagtgaaaaagagaaaatcatatctcaacaTTCTGGGCGGAACATGCAAATTCACTAGAGACGTAAGCGAAGTCGAATTATACATATTATGTGTTAATTTATAGAATAGCAATACGAATACATCACTAGCAAAACGTCGCTGAGTCAGTCGCAGAAACCGAAAAGATTGGCACGCCGAGTCGTAGTCAACATAGGTGATATGAGACTTCCGACATAAAAATCGAAGGAATCTCTTTTGGActagttctaatcttacacACGTACATGTCATATTTAGGATTCCAGACGACgaacaataatttaaaacgcTGAATACATACGCAAAGTAGAGAGTTTTTATGGAACTGATATCAGTGAAATCAGTCGCTGATCTCATGAGAAATCCAAGCATGCGAGAAGCCTTGTTGACCACCGAGTCGACGTGctcattaaataaaagtttactaTCAAAGGTCACCCCCAAATCTTTTATAGACGTGACTCTCTGCAACAATTCCCCACCAATAAAGTAATCAAAACGTATGGGATTAGCTTTCTTTGTAAATGTGATGGTAACACATTTACTAAAATTTAGgctaataaaatttatcagAC
This genomic stretch from Onthophagus taurus isolate NC chromosome 7, IU_Otau_3.0, whole genome shotgun sequence harbors:
- the LOC111416782 gene encoding peroxisomal membrane protein PMP34 isoform X1, whose translation is MPRNILFSYETLVHAIAGATGSIFSMSVFYPLDTIRFRLQVEDNNNKNLSTFEILTQILKTEGIEALYRGLAPVLVSLGASNFVYFYSFHGLKALQKSSTFGDLKLGIIAGIINVLVTCPLWVVNSRLKVEKQKFFTGLLDGMVHIMNTEGLSALWSGVGSSLVLVSNPAIQFTVYEALKRNIPAKSTLAFFLMGAAAKAVATVLTYPIQLAQARQRHGKNKINTLVLLYALLKKKGPAALFSGLEAKLYQTVLTAALMFVMYEKIVRFVFIIFLRNHRKKLA
- the LOC111416782 gene encoding peroxisomal membrane protein PMP34 isoform X2 yields the protein MHSNYETLVHAIAGATGSIFSMSVFYPLDTIRFRLQVEDNNNKNLSTFEILTQILKTEGIEALYRGLAPVLVSLGASNFVYFYSFHGLKALQKSSTFGDLKLGIIAGIINVLVTCPLWVVNSRLKVEKQKFFTGLLDGMVHIMNTEGLSALWSGVGSSLVLVSNPAIQFTVYEALKRNIPAKSTLAFFLMGAAAKAVATVLTYPIQLAQARQRHGKNKINTLVLLYALLKKKGPAALFSGLEAKLYQTVLTAALMFVMYEKIVRFVFIIFLRNHRKKLA
- the LOC111416782 gene encoding peroxisomal membrane protein PMP34 isoform X3, with amino-acid sequence MSVFYPLDTIRFRLQVEDNNNKNLSTFEILTQILKTEGIEALYRGLAPVLVSLGASNFVYFYSFHGLKALQKSSTFGDLKLGIIAGIINVLVTCPLWVVNSRLKVEKQKFFTGLLDGMVHIMNTEGLSALWSGVGSSLVLVSNPAIQFTVYEALKRNIPAKSTLAFFLMGAAAKAVATVLTYPIQLAQARQRHGKNKINTLVLLYALLKKKGPAALFSGLEAKLYQTVLTAALMFVMYEKIVRFVFIIFLRNHRKKLA